One genomic segment of Streptomyces sp. NBC_00239 includes these proteins:
- a CDS encoding dolichyl-phosphate beta-glucosyltransferase, which translates to MPAPARPPGEARWLGAVELSVVVPAYDEEARIGPTLDAVRAYLDGHVGTGRGDWELIVVDDGSADRTAELVRAAAAAEPRIRLVVSEHNRGKGNALRLGVLASAGQRVLLMDADLATPVEELERLEKAFTQAGSDQVEAAIGSRAHPESEIERHQGRLRELMGRAGNKVIRAVAVPGIRDTQCGFKLLDGDRARAAFAASRLDGWGIDVEVLRYFRQQKWAVAEVPVRWAHQEGSKVRPADYLRMLGELGRLKAGGLAVAALYLLGAFLLYKGLWADLDRRYLADAGQDQNQWEWFFAVTADNVSHLRNPLFSTFQGMPDGVNLMANTVMLGLSVPLTPVTLAFGPTVTWAIVLTFGLAGTALAWYWLIRRWLVAGRWAAAVGGALAAFAPPMISHANAHPNFCVLFMIPVIVDRALRLCAPGHERNVRRDGVLLGLFSAYQVFLGEEPFLLAALGMLAFAAAYGVMRPDVTREVWRPLLRGLGIAAAVSVPIVAFPLYWQFFGPQSYHSVLHGDAAGNSPRAFVEYAQRSLFGDEAQADKLALNRTEQNAFYGWPLLALCAGIAAALWQRTAVRALTVTAVVAAWLSLGQRIQIPGTEVVLPGPWKLLADKPLFESVIEGRVGMVCAPALGILVALGLDRIRTVPVRKHRILALAVVAAALLPIVPTPFAVRDRAAVPMFVAEGRWREYVPPGRTLVTVPLPDPGSADALHWQVRQDFGFRLPGGYFNGPWGPDRIGIYGATPRHTSNMLGDVRGGKEPPQIGPDWQAQARADLDWWKAGALVLPDGEERAEELKQVVTELLGRPPERVLDCWVWRYHFT; encoded by the coding sequence GTGCCCGCCCCCGCGCGCCCGCCCGGTGAGGCGCGCTGGCTGGGCGCCGTCGAGCTGAGCGTCGTGGTTCCCGCGTACGACGAGGAGGCCCGCATCGGGCCCACCCTGGACGCCGTGCGCGCCTACCTCGACGGGCACGTCGGCACCGGGCGCGGCGACTGGGAGCTCATCGTCGTCGACGACGGTTCCGCCGACCGCACCGCCGAACTGGTGCGGGCCGCCGCGGCCGCCGAGCCCCGGATCCGCCTCGTCGTCTCCGAGCACAACCGCGGCAAGGGCAATGCCCTGCGGCTGGGCGTGCTGGCCTCGGCCGGGCAGCGGGTGCTGCTCATGGACGCCGACCTGGCGACGCCGGTCGAGGAGCTGGAGCGGCTGGAGAAGGCCTTCACGCAGGCCGGGAGCGACCAGGTGGAGGCGGCGATCGGCTCGCGCGCCCACCCCGAATCCGAGATAGAACGCCACCAGGGCCGGCTGCGCGAGCTGATGGGCCGGGCCGGCAACAAGGTCATCCGCGCGGTGGCCGTCCCGGGGATCCGGGACACCCAGTGCGGCTTCAAACTGCTCGACGGCGACCGGGCGCGCGCCGCTTTCGCCGCCTCCCGGCTCGACGGCTGGGGCATCGACGTGGAGGTCCTGCGCTACTTCCGGCAGCAGAAGTGGGCGGTCGCGGAGGTTCCGGTGCGCTGGGCGCACCAGGAGGGCTCCAAGGTCCGGCCCGCCGACTACCTGCGGATGCTGGGTGAGCTGGGCCGGCTGAAGGCGGGCGGCCTGGCGGTCGCCGCGCTGTACCTGCTGGGCGCGTTCCTGCTGTACAAGGGCCTGTGGGCGGACCTGGACCGCCGCTACCTCGCGGACGCCGGCCAGGACCAGAACCAGTGGGAGTGGTTCTTCGCGGTCACCGCGGACAACGTCTCCCACCTGCGCAATCCGCTGTTCTCGACGTTCCAGGGCATGCCCGACGGCGTCAACCTGATGGCGAACACCGTGATGCTCGGCCTGTCCGTCCCGCTGACGCCCGTCACCCTGGCCTTCGGACCCACCGTGACCTGGGCGATCGTGCTGACCTTCGGGCTCGCCGGGACCGCGCTGGCCTGGTACTGGCTGATCCGGCGGTGGCTGGTGGCCGGCCGCTGGGCGGCGGCCGTCGGCGGCGCGCTGGCGGCCTTCGCGCCGCCGATGATCTCGCACGCCAACGCCCATCCGAACTTCTGCGTGCTCTTCATGATCCCGGTGATCGTGGACCGCGCGCTGCGGCTGTGCGCGCCGGGGCACGAGCGCAACGTGCGCCGGGACGGGGTGCTGCTCGGGCTGTTCTCGGCGTACCAGGTCTTCCTCGGCGAGGAGCCGTTCCTGCTGGCCGCGCTGGGCATGCTGGCCTTCGCGGCGGCGTACGGGGTGATGCGCCCGGACGTCACGCGCGAGGTGTGGCGCCCGCTGCTGCGCGGCCTGGGCATCGCCGCGGCGGTCTCGGTGCCGATCGTGGCCTTCCCGCTGTACTGGCAGTTCTTCGGGCCGCAGAGCTACCACTCGGTGCTGCACGGGGACGCGGCCGGCAACAGCCCGCGGGCCTTCGTGGAGTACGCCCAGCGCTCGCTGTTCGGCGACGAGGCGCAGGCGGACAAGCTGGCGCTGAACCGCACCGAGCAGAACGCCTTCTACGGCTGGCCGCTGCTCGCCCTGTGCGCGGGGATCGCGGCGGCCCTGTGGCAGCGGACCGCGGTCCGCGCGCTCACCGTGACCGCGGTGGTCGCCGCCTGGCTGTCGCTGGGGCAGCGGATCCAGATCCCGGGCACCGAGGTGGTGCTGCCGGGTCCCTGGAAGCTGCTCGCCGACAAGCCGCTCTTCGAATCGGTGATCGAGGGGCGCGTGGGCATGGTGTGCGCTCCGGCGCTCGGCATCCTGGTCGCGCTGGGGCTGGACCGCATCCGGACCGTTCCCGTCCGCAAGCACCGGATCCTGGCCCTGGCCGTGGTGGCGGCCGCGCTGCTGCCGATCGTCCCGACGCCGTTCGCGGTGCGCGACCGCGCCGCGGTGCCGATGTTCGTGGCCGAGGGCCGCTGGCGGGAGTACGTGCCGCCCGGCCGCACCCTGGTCACGGTGCCGCTGCCGGACCCGGGCTCGGCCGACGCCCTGCACTGGCAGGTGCGGCAGGACTTCGGCTTCCGCCTCCCGGGCGGCTACTTCAACGGCCCGTGGGGCCCGGACCGGATCGGCATCTACGGGGCCACCCCGCGCCACACCTCGAACATGCTGGGCGACGTCCGGGGCGGCAAGGAGCCCCCGCAGATCGGCCCCGACTGGCAGGCCCAGGCCCGCGCGGACCTGGACTGGTGGAAGGCGGGCGCGCTGGTGCTGCCCGACGGGGAGGAGCGCGCCGAGGAGCTCAAGCAGGTCGTCACCGAGCTGCTGGGACGGCCCCCGGAGCGCGTCCTGGACTGCTGGGTCTGGCGCTACCACTTCACGTAG
- a CDS encoding GntR family transcriptional regulator gives MAGSGAVTRNTLRQQIADALRDEVLAGRLPPGTEFTVKQIAEQYEVSATPVREALVDLSAQGLLDSVQHRGFRVRVFTVDDFRGMVEARTLIVDGIFRRLAERASGPGAGEALVSVRRRADEARRAAESGSLEVLIGYDLRFWRELSGLVGNAYITEFLHRIRVQCWVFAVPHLKHEAGMRGDLWTGHGALVDAVTRGDADEVRRLVREYNQHALDWADTLPQEGK, from the coding sequence ATGGCCGGCAGCGGAGCTGTCACCCGCAACACACTTCGCCAGCAGATCGCGGACGCGCTGCGTGACGAGGTGCTGGCGGGGCGTCTGCCGCCGGGCACCGAGTTCACGGTCAAGCAGATCGCCGAGCAGTACGAGGTCTCCGCGACCCCGGTGCGCGAGGCGCTGGTCGACCTGTCCGCGCAAGGACTGCTCGATTCCGTGCAGCACCGCGGCTTCCGCGTGCGCGTCTTCACCGTCGACGACTTCCGCGGCATGGTCGAGGCCCGCACGCTGATCGTCGACGGCATCTTCCGGCGGCTGGCCGAGCGGGCCTCGGGTCCCGGCGCCGGCGAGGCGCTGGTCTCCGTACGCCGCCGCGCGGACGAGGCGCGGCGGGCGGCCGAGAGCGGCTCCCTCGAAGTGCTGATCGGCTACGACCTGCGCTTCTGGCGGGAGCTCAGCGGGCTGGTCGGCAACGCCTACATCACCGAGTTCCTGCACCGGATCCGCGTGCAGTGCTGGGTCTTCGCCGTCCCGCACCTCAAACACGAGGCGGGGATGCGCGGCGACCTGTGGACCGGGCACGGGGCGCTGGTCGACGCGGTCACCCGCGGCGACGCCGACGAGGTGCGCAGACTCGTGCGCGAGTACAACCAGCACGCCCTGGACTGGGCCGACACCCTCCCGCAGGAGGGCAAGTGA
- a CDS encoding aspartate aminotransferase family protein produces the protein MTPHADPQAGAAVKAADRAHVFHSWSAQALIDPLAVAGAEGSYFWDYDGNRFLDFSSQLVNTNIGHQHPKVVAAIQEQAGKLCTLAPGFAVDTRSEAARLIAERTPGDLDKIFFTNGGAEAVENAIRMARLHTGRAKVLSTYRSYHGATAAAINLTGDPRRWPSDTASAGVVHFWGPFLYRSPFHAETEEQECERALRHLADTIAFEGPQSIAAIILETVPGTAGIMTPPAGYLAGVRELCDRYGIVFILDEVMAGFGRTGKWFAAEHWDVTPDLITFAKGVNSGYVPLGGVAISAAIAETFATRPYPGGLTYSGHPLACAAAVATLTTMAEEGIVEHAAHLGENVIGPALAEIAERHPSVGEVRGLGAFWALELVKDKTTREPLVPYNAAGADNAPMGEFAAACKKSGLWPFVNMNRTHVVPACNITEAEAKEGLALLDEALLVADRHTTSG, from the coding sequence ATGACCCCTCATGCCGATCCCCAGGCCGGGGCGGCCGTCAAGGCCGCCGACCGCGCGCACGTGTTCCACTCCTGGTCTGCCCAGGCCCTGATCGACCCGCTCGCCGTGGCCGGCGCGGAGGGCTCGTACTTCTGGGACTACGACGGGAACCGGTTCCTCGACTTCTCGTCCCAGCTGGTCAACACCAACATCGGGCACCAGCACCCCAAGGTCGTCGCCGCGATCCAGGAGCAGGCCGGCAAGCTCTGCACCCTCGCCCCCGGCTTCGCCGTGGACACGCGCTCCGAGGCCGCCCGGCTGATCGCCGAGCGCACCCCCGGCGACCTGGACAAGATCTTCTTCACCAACGGCGGCGCCGAGGCCGTCGAGAACGCCATCCGCATGGCCCGGCTGCACACCGGCCGCGCGAAGGTGCTCTCCACGTACCGCTCGTACCACGGCGCCACCGCCGCCGCGATCAACCTGACCGGCGACCCGCGCCGCTGGCCCTCCGACACCGCGTCCGCCGGTGTCGTGCACTTCTGGGGCCCGTTCCTCTACCGCTCCCCCTTCCACGCGGAGACCGAGGAGCAGGAGTGCGAGCGCGCGCTGCGCCACCTCGCCGACACCATCGCCTTCGAGGGCCCGCAGTCCATCGCGGCGATCATCCTGGAGACCGTCCCGGGCACCGCCGGCATCATGACCCCGCCGGCCGGCTACCTCGCGGGCGTCCGCGAGCTCTGCGACAGGTACGGCATCGTCTTCATCCTCGACGAGGTCATGGCGGGCTTCGGCCGGACCGGCAAGTGGTTCGCCGCCGAGCACTGGGACGTCACCCCCGACCTCATCACCTTCGCCAAGGGCGTCAACAGCGGTTACGTGCCGCTCGGCGGCGTCGCGATCTCGGCGGCGATCGCCGAGACCTTCGCCACCCGCCCCTACCCGGGCGGACTCACCTACTCCGGCCACCCGCTGGCCTGCGCCGCCGCAGTGGCCACCCTCACGACCATGGCCGAGGAGGGCATCGTCGAGCACGCCGCCCACCTCGGTGAGAACGTGATCGGCCCGGCCCTCGCGGAGATCGCCGAGCGGCACCCGAGCGTCGGCGAGGTCCGCGGCCTCGGCGCCTTCTGGGCGCTGGAGCTCGTCAAGGACAAGACGACCCGCGAGCCCCTGGTCCCGTACAACGCGGCCGGTGCCGACAACGCGCCGATGGGCGAGTTCGCGGCGGCCTGCAAGAAGTCCGGTCTGTGGCCGTTCGTGAACATGAACCGCACCCACGTGGTGCCCGCCTGCAACATCACCGAGGCGGAGGCCAAGGAGGGGCTGGCGCTGCTCGACGAGGCGCTCCTCGTCGCGGACCGCCACACCACCTCCGGCTGA
- a CDS encoding serine/threonine-protein kinase, protein MEQLSPGDPQQIGAYRLLARLGAGGMGQVFLARSERGRTVAVKLVRRDLAERAEFRARFRHEVAAARRVGGEWTAPVLDADTEAEVPWLATGYVAGPSLQAVVANNYGPLPERSVRILAAGLAYALQDIHAAGLIHRDLKPSNVLITLDGPRVIDFGIARALEPADGSAGPDGSAGDAAVGLGASYTRTGELIGSPGFMAPEQLRGEAVTAACDVFCLGSVLAYAAGGALPFGDADGEGGAAALLLRIADSEPDLSRVPESLRDLVRDCLHKNPAARPAPADLLARVGAGDTVADGKALEPWLPAALVAQLGRHAVELLDREDPRPARPAAQVPPAPPALPTLPASRVPQVPALPPAPHVPQTPQVPAVSYVPEVPAGPHGPVPPADRATLIAPSADSGPLPGSASGQGYPYGYGQAGYGFGPPPVYEQPPRRTASSVFLVAIAVVVALLAGGSVYAFMTSTGDRDDARRGTTAGPAGGSEDPKGGGQSSGTATGGTTEPQTPATGPTGADRVPDAYLGTWDGSAGAGTWRITLSGGRIGDTVMTLTGTGTDYACTWSAALRAAGPPVELEPSQVVSGDPAHCSPGQWSRLTLRPDGTLERELVGSGKPPVLYTKSP, encoded by the coding sequence ATGGAACAGCTGTCACCAGGCGACCCGCAGCAGATCGGCGCGTACCGCCTCCTCGCCCGCCTCGGCGCGGGCGGCATGGGGCAGGTGTTCCTGGCGCGCTCCGAGCGCGGCCGTACCGTCGCCGTGAAACTCGTCCGCCGGGACCTCGCCGAGCGGGCCGAGTTCCGGGCCCGTTTCCGGCACGAGGTGGCGGCCGCCCGCCGGGTGGGCGGCGAGTGGACGGCGCCCGTGCTGGACGCGGACACCGAGGCGGAGGTGCCCTGGCTGGCGACCGGGTACGTGGCCGGCCCGAGCCTGCAGGCCGTCGTCGCCAACAACTACGGGCCGCTCCCGGAACGTTCCGTACGCATCCTCGCCGCCGGGCTGGCGTACGCGCTGCAGGACATCCACGCGGCCGGGCTGATCCACCGCGACCTCAAGCCGTCCAACGTCCTGATCACGCTCGACGGGCCGCGGGTCATCGACTTCGGGATCGCCCGGGCCCTCGAACCGGCGGACGGCTCGGCCGGGCCGGACGGCTCCGCCGGTGACGCGGCCGTCGGGCTCGGGGCCTCCTACACCCGTACCGGCGAACTCATCGGCTCCCCCGGCTTCATGGCACCCGAGCAGCTGCGGGGCGAGGCCGTCACGGCCGCCTGCGACGTCTTCTGCCTGGGCTCGGTCCTCGCGTACGCGGCCGGCGGGGCGCTGCCCTTCGGCGACGCGGACGGCGAGGGCGGCGCGGCCGCGCTGCTGCTGCGCATCGCCGATTCGGAACCGGACCTGTCCCGGGTTCCGGAGTCGTTGCGCGATCTCGTGCGGGACTGCCTGCACAAGAACCCGGCGGCCCGGCCCGCCCCGGCCGACCTGCTGGCGCGGGTGGGGGCGGGTGACACGGTCGCCGACGGGAAGGCGCTGGAGCCCTGGCTGCCGGCCGCTCTGGTGGCGCAGCTGGGTCGGCACGCGGTGGAGCTGTTGGACCGCGAGGACCCGCGGCCGGCCCGGCCGGCGGCGCAGGTCCCGCCCGCTCCGCCTGCTCTGCCCACTCTGCCCGCTTCTCGTGTCCCGCAGGTCCCGGCCCTCCCGCCCGCTCCGCACGTCCCGCAGACCCCACAGGTCCCGGCTGTTTCCTACGTCCCAGAGGTGCCGGCCGGTCCGCACGGGCCCGTGCCGCCTGCCGACCGGGCGACGCTGATCGCGCCGTCGGCGGACTCCGGGCCCCTGCCCGGGAGCGCCTCGGGGCAGGGGTACCCGTACGGGTACGGCCAGGCGGGCTACGGGTTCGGGCCGCCGCCGGTGTACGAGCAGCCGCCGCGGCGGACCGCCTCCAGCGTGTTCCTGGTGGCGATAGCCGTGGTGGTGGCGCTGCTGGCCGGCGGCTCGGTCTACGCGTTCATGACCTCCACCGGCGACCGGGACGACGCCCGCCGCGGCACCACCGCGGGCCCGGCCGGGGGCAGCGAGGACCCCAAGGGCGGCGGGCAGAGCTCCGGCACGGCCACCGGCGGCACGACGGAACCGCAGACCCCGGCGACCGGCCCCACGGGGGCGGACCGCGTGCCGGACGCGTACCTCGGCACCTGGGACGGCTCCGCCGGCGCCGGCACCTGGCGGATCACCCTGTCCGGGGGCCGGATCGGCGACACGGTCATGACCCTGACGGGCACCGGCACGGACTACGCGTGCACCTGGTCGGCAGCCCTGCGCGCGGCCGGCCCGCCGGTGGAACTGGAGCCGTCCCAGGTCGTCTCCGGGGACCCCGCCCACTGTTCGCCCGGCCAGTGGAGCCGGCTGACCCTGCGCCCCGACGGCACGCTGGAGCGCGAACTGGTGGGCAGCGGCAAGCCCCCGGTGCTCTACACGAAGTCACCCTGA
- a CDS encoding GNAT family N-acetyltransferase: MQSSPAIPDSPASLSIRPELGDDELNALFAVAWPGHRPAPFGPKLARSLLWVAAHRDGRLVGYVNVIGDGGAHAFVLDTTVHPDERRRGLGVRLVKEAGAAARAQGAEWLHVDYEPELDAFYRQCGFRPTAAGLMNLSDPDQA; encoded by the coding sequence GTGCAGTCCTCACCTGCCATCCCGGATTCTCCCGCTTCGCTGAGCATCCGGCCCGAGCTCGGGGACGACGAGCTCAACGCCCTCTTCGCGGTGGCCTGGCCCGGCCACCGCCCCGCCCCCTTCGGCCCCAAGCTCGCCCGCAGCCTGCTCTGGGTCGCGGCCCACCGGGACGGCCGCCTCGTCGGATACGTCAACGTCATCGGCGACGGCGGCGCGCACGCCTTCGTACTGGACACCACGGTCCACCCCGACGAGCGCCGCCGCGGCCTCGGGGTCCGGCTGGTGAAGGAGGCCGGCGCGGCGGCCCGCGCGCAGGGCGCCGAATGGCTCCACGTGGACTACGAGCCCGAACTCGACGCGTTCTACCGGCAGTGCGGGTTCCGTCCGACCGCGGCCGGCCTCATGAACCTCAGCGACCCCGACCAGGCCTGA
- a CDS encoding alpha/beta hydrolase: MTRRRTARLRRTVLAALVAAAVAVPVSAAALPEAPAPAPARFAAATGAPERYAASHANLREAARMADEAGRDTRAAGLRRMAAGGAQFLAFDGRGSGRAVEVLGDLGDADRIAVVVPGSDTTLDTYQRFRSGAVALQERMRAAHPRSAVVAWLGYDTPGTVSPSVLTSGRADEAADALGPFLRGLHGMNSRAGISLLCHSYGSVVCARTETGPAVTDVALFGSPGTGAGSAAELPGTARIWAGRGADDWIAGVPHTRLELPGLAIGFGTDPVDSAFGARVFDAGAGGHSDYLKPGSTSLDSLARIAAGQTPQPEASRA, from the coding sequence ATGACCCGCCGCCGCACCGCACGCCTCCGCCGCACCGTCCTGGCCGCGCTCGTCGCCGCCGCGGTGGCCGTCCCCGTGTCCGCCGCGGCGCTTCCCGAGGCACCCGCCCCGGCCCCGGCCCGCTTCGCCGCGGCCACCGGTGCTCCCGAGCGGTACGCCGCGAGTCACGCCAACCTCCGGGAGGCGGCGCGGATGGCCGACGAGGCGGGGCGGGACACGCGGGCCGCCGGGCTGCGGAGGATGGCGGCCGGCGGGGCGCAGTTCCTCGCGTTCGACGGGCGCGGCTCCGGCCGTGCCGTCGAGGTGCTCGGAGACCTGGGCGACGCCGACCGGATCGCGGTGGTGGTGCCCGGCTCCGACACCACGCTCGACACCTACCAGCGGTTCCGTTCCGGGGCCGTCGCCCTGCAGGAGCGGATGCGGGCCGCGCACCCGCGCAGTGCCGTCGTCGCCTGGCTCGGGTACGACACCCCGGGCACGGTCAGCCCGTCCGTGCTGACCTCCGGCCGCGCCGACGAGGCCGCCGACGCGCTGGGCCCGTTCTTGCGGGGGTTGCACGGCATGAACAGCCGCGCCGGCATCTCCCTCCTGTGCCATTCGTACGGATCGGTGGTCTGCGCGCGTACCGAGACCGGGCCCGCCGTCACCGATGTGGCCCTGTTCGGCAGCCCGGGCACGGGCGCCGGGTCGGCGGCCGAGCTTCCCGGCACCGCCCGGATATGGGCGGGCCGGGGTGCGGACGACTGGATCGCGGGCGTGCCGCACACCCGGCTCGAACTGCCCGGCCTGGCAATCGGGTTCGGCACCGATCCGGTGGACTCCGCCTTCGGTGCCCGTGTGTTCGACGCCGGTGCGGGTGGTCACAGCGACTATCTGAAGCCGGGCTCCACCTCCCTCGACAGCCTTGCCCGCATCGCCGCCGGGCAGACCCCGCAGCCGGAGGCCTCCCGTGCGTGA
- a CDS encoding acyltransferase family protein: protein MREPRVRFAALTAGAARIEAATPAGRDRSLDALRAVAIAGVVLGHWLVTALTTRDGALHTASPLAQMPWLAPVSWAFQTLAVFFLVGGHVAAKGYASARARGTGYGEWAAARLARLFRPVGAVLALWAVASAGMLAGGVGPDTVQNLLKLVLSPLWFLLVFAALTAATPLVARLNPLWPAAVVAGADLARFGLGGPEWLGWVNVAAGWLVPFCLGAAWSRGAFTRGRTPAALLLAGGTAATASLVLWAGYPASMVGVPGGAISNLSPPTLAAVAFGLAQCGLALLVREPLARTMRRPFAWAAVALVNLSAMTVFLWHQTAMMAVTALGLLVSSDLPGLHRAPDGPAWIAARLLWLPLFALALSVCWSAFRTYEQKPRRRTRPRGTAVGRLRPMTVKEAGRA, encoded by the coding sequence GTGCGTGAACCGCGCGTGCGCTTCGCCGCACTCACTGCCGGCGCCGCCCGCATCGAGGCGGCGACACCCGCCGGCCGGGACCGTTCCCTCGACGCGCTGCGTGCCGTCGCGATAGCCGGCGTGGTCCTCGGCCACTGGCTGGTGACCGCGCTGACCACCCGGGACGGGGCACTGCACACGGCGAGCCCGCTGGCGCAGATGCCGTGGCTGGCCCCGGTCTCCTGGGCGTTCCAGACCCTGGCCGTGTTCTTCCTGGTGGGCGGGCACGTCGCCGCGAAGGGGTACGCATCCGCCCGGGCCCGCGGGACCGGGTACGGGGAGTGGGCCGCGGCCCGGCTGGCCCGGCTGTTCCGGCCGGTGGGTGCCGTCCTCGCGCTGTGGGCGGTGGCGTCCGCGGGGATGCTGGCCGGCGGGGTCGGGCCGGACACCGTGCAGAACCTCCTGAAACTGGTCCTGTCACCCCTGTGGTTCCTCCTGGTGTTCGCGGCGCTGACGGCCGCCACCCCGCTGGTGGCGCGGCTGAATCCGCTGTGGCCGGCGGCCGTGGTGGCGGGTGCCGATCTCGCGCGGTTCGGTCTCGGCGGGCCCGAGTGGCTCGGCTGGGTCAATGTCGCCGCGGGCTGGCTGGTTCCCTTCTGCCTCGGCGCCGCCTGGTCGCGGGGCGCGTTCACCCGCGGCAGGACGCCGGCCGCACTGCTGCTCGCGGGTGGCACGGCGGCGACCGCCTCGCTGGTCCTGTGGGCCGGGTATCCGGCCTCGATGGTGGGCGTGCCCGGGGGCGCGATATCCAACCTGAGCCCGCCGACGCTGGCGGCCGTCGCCTTCGGGCTCGCCCAGTGCGGACTGGCCCTGCTGGTGCGCGAGCCGCTGGCGCGGACCATGCGCAGGCCGTTCGCCTGGGCGGCGGTGGCGCTGGTGAACTTGTCCGCGATGACGGTGTTCCTGTGGCACCAGACGGCGATGATGGCCGTGACCGCCCTGGGCCTGCTGGTGTCGTCCGACCTGCCGGGGCTGCACCGCGCGCCCGACGGCCCGGCCTGGATAGCAGCCCGGCTGCTGTGGCTTCCGCTGTTCGCCCTCGCGCTGTCGGTGTGCTGGTCCGCGTTCCGCACGTACGAGCAGAAGCCCCGTCGGCGGACCCGGCCGCGGGGCACGGCGGTCGGCCGCCTGCGGCCCATGACGGTCAAGGAGGCCGGTCGTGCCTAG
- a CDS encoding sensor histidine kinase: MPRVTFVKDHQSRRETAGRNPESGGRRPGKAVLAGLAAELFTLGRDPLPPMRRPRWLARLPHVLVVLLAALLSGLVSNNLFNQYGLEGGQVLLLTALTGASIVLAMFRPVAAWWLGLGTALATAFVIYDSVDQGQNWMWTPAGMFAFAAVLLLAALRVSPLAAFALLGSSLLVTVLMETIGRPLHATWSVFQVPVLFGAATLIGYALRGLRVARGQLHEQETLTEEERARRTLLEERSRIARELHDVVAHHMSVISIQAQVAPHLVENPSEELKENLAGIRENALEALTELRRVLGVLRSENPEDPADPHHPQPTLADLDALVDNVRGAGLTVTTEIAGIRRPLTPGIELTAYRIVQEALSNCLRHAPGSRVEVGIAYGPRDLHLCVANTAPTGPVPPSPGAGHGLLGMRERAGMLGGELAAGARPGGGYEVTAVLPTEPPGSPTDTEKPA, from the coding sequence GTGCCTAGGGTGACGTTCGTGAAGGACCATCAGAGCAGGCGCGAAACAGCGGGCCGCAATCCGGAATCCGGCGGCCGGCGCCCGGGGAAGGCCGTCCTGGCGGGTCTGGCGGCCGAGCTGTTCACGCTCGGGCGCGACCCGCTGCCCCCGATGCGCAGGCCGCGCTGGCTGGCCCGGTTGCCGCACGTCCTGGTCGTGCTCCTGGCCGCCCTGCTCAGCGGTCTCGTCTCCAACAACCTCTTCAACCAGTACGGGTTGGAGGGCGGCCAGGTCCTGCTGCTGACCGCGCTCACCGGTGCGTCCATCGTCCTCGCCATGTTCCGGCCCGTCGCCGCCTGGTGGTTGGGGCTGGGTACCGCCCTGGCGACCGCGTTCGTCATCTACGACTCCGTCGACCAGGGGCAGAACTGGATGTGGACGCCGGCCGGGATGTTCGCCTTCGCGGCGGTCCTCCTGCTGGCCGCGCTCCGCGTGTCTCCGCTCGCGGCCTTCGCCCTGCTCGGCAGCAGCCTCCTGGTCACCGTGCTGATGGAGACCATCGGCCGCCCCCTGCACGCCACATGGTCGGTGTTCCAGGTCCCCGTCCTGTTCGGCGCCGCCACCCTGATCGGGTACGCGCTGCGCGGCCTGCGGGTGGCCCGCGGGCAGTTGCACGAACAGGAGACCCTCACCGAGGAGGAGCGGGCCAGGCGGACCCTGCTGGAGGAGCGCAGCCGGATCGCCCGCGAGCTGCACGACGTGGTGGCCCACCACATGTCGGTGATCTCCATCCAGGCGCAGGTCGCCCCGCACCTCGTCGAGAACCCGTCCGAGGAGCTGAAGGAGAACCTGGCCGGCATCCGGGAGAACGCGCTGGAGGCCCTGACCGAACTCCGCCGCGTCCTCGGCGTGCTGCGCTCGGAGAATCCCGAAGACCCCGCCGACCCGCACCACCCGCAGCCCACCCTGGCGGACCTCGACGCCCTGGTGGACAACGTGCGCGGCGCCGGCCTGACCGTCACCACCGAGATCGCCGGCATCCGCAGGCCGCTCACGCCCGGCATCGAGCTCACCGCGTACCGGATCGTCCAGGAGGCGCTGAGCAACTGTCTGCGCCACGCGCCCGGCTCCCGGGTGGAGGTCGGCATCGCCTACGGGCCGCGTGACCTGCACCTGTGCGTGGCCAACACGGCGCCCACCGGACCGGTGCCGCCCTCCCCCGGCGCCGGGCACGGGCTGCTCGGCATGCGGGAGCGGGCGGGCATGCTGGGCGGCGAACTCGCCGCGGGTGCCCGCCCCGGCGGCGGGTACGAGGTGACGGCCGTCCTGCCCACCGAGCCGCCCGGCTCGCCCACCGACACGGAGAAGCCCGCATGA